The Arcanobacterium wilhelmae region GTTTCGAACCCGCAGCCGCCGTTCGCCGTGGCACTGTCCGACGCAGTCGGCACGATCGTCGCCGACGACGTGCGCTCCCTTGTGGACGTCCCCCAAGCTGACCTCGCTGCCCACGACGGCTACGCCGTTCGCTACGGCGATATCGCCGGCGCCTCACCAGATTTTCCTGTGAAACTTCCTGTGACGGAAGAAATCCGGGCCGACCAGTTCAACCCCGCTGCGCTCGCGCCCGGCACCGCGATCCGCATCTCCTCCGGCGCGCGCCTGCCCAACGGGGCAGACACCGTCGTCTCGCTGGAAGACACCGACGCCGGCCGAGCCGAAGTGCAGATCCGCCACGCCGAAGAACACGCCAACATCCGCCGCCAGGCCGAAGATCTCGAAGCCGGCGAGGTGATAGTTCGTCAAGGCCTGCGAGTGGGCTCGCGGCAAGTTGCGCTCCTCGCCTCCGCAGGCCACGCCCGCGTGCTCGTCCATCCGCGCCCACGCGTCGTCGTTATGTCCATCGGCGACGAACTCCAAGAACCTGGCAACCCCGCCGTCGCCGGAAAAGTCTTCGACGCCAACTCCCACGCACTCGCCTCCGCCGTCGCCGACGCCGGTGGAGACGTCTTCCGAGTCGGCGCCGTCTCCGACGACAAACGTACCCTGCGCGAAATGCTTGAAGACCAGCTCGTGCGCGCCGACATCATCATCACCACCGGGGGGCTCTCCTACGGCGGGGGCGACACCTTGAAAGAAGTACTCGCCCCGCTCGGCACCGTCCGATTCGACAATGTTGCGATCTCGCCCGGCCGCCAATTCGGTGTCGGCCGGCTCGAAGAGACCACAATCTTCTGCCTGCCCGGTTCACCGGTTGCAGCGCTGACGAGCTTCGAAGTGTTCATCCGCCCAGCGCTGCGCAAAATGGCCGGATACCAGCATGTTGAACGTCGCGCCATCACAGCCCGCGTCGATTCCGCATGGGTTTCACCCCAGGGCGTGGTCGAATACGTGCGCGGCAAAGTCCTCGGCGCGCCCAGCGCCGGCTATCACGTCACCCCGATGGGCGACCCCTCGCGCCAGCTCCTGACCGGACTTGCCGATGCCAACTGCCTCGTCGAAGTCCCCGCCGACGTCACACAAATCAACGTTGGAGACGAGCTGGCCTGCTACGTCCTGGACCGCTAGAGCAAGCGAGCCACGACGTCGGGGTACAAGTTGTGTCCCGGCGTCGCGCGTATGGGCGAACGGTGAGCTCCGACGTCGGCGACGTTCGGACGTGAACGGCTCGTCTGAGTCGGCGAAAAAGCAACACGCCACCGCCACCTAACCGCGAACGTGCGCGGAAAAACCTAAGGTAGGGGCATGGAATTTAATGGCTACGCGGTCGCGGCCGCAGTGTTCCTCCTTCTGGGGGTCGTGGTTCCGCGATTCGCGTTGCGAAGGTCGGTGATCGCAGATTCCGCACTGGAAGAACGCTACAGCGAAGACCTTCGCATCGTGAGGCAGCCGCGCCTCGCGATGGCCGACAGCGGTGAGAGCGGGACAATTTACACAACGGAGCGCACAATGGACCAACGGCAAAGGAAAATCTCCTTGAAAGAAGTGGCACGCGGGCGGAGCAAAGCACGCGCACGGATGGCCACTCGCGCCGCCTACCGCGCGCGCGGATACCTCGCCCTTGGTGTGGCCGGCGCGCTCGCGATCTCGCTCTGGATCGGCGTCGGCGCTGCCTCGCTCCCCACATGGCCCGCGATCATCGCAACCCTCGCAACCGGATTCGGGGCGATCGGGTTGGGATACCTTGTGAGTGAATGGACTGCAGGGGACGATGCCGACCGTGAAGAAATCACAACAGCCACCGAGCTTCTGGCACGAGCCAAGCGGCAGCGTGGGAGGGCACAAACTGATCGCCGCGAGCTCGCCGCCGAACCGGCTGAGGCCGTGGCACCCAATGCTAGCGTTGCGCCGGCCGTGGACGTCGAGCCGGATGCGAGCGCAACCGCCGACGGTGCCGGCGCAACGCATCAGAAGCACGAGCCTGTGCGCGAGGCTGGCGCCGGCGCAGTTGCACGGCCAGGAACCGCGCGTAAGCCGGCCGCGCGGGCGAAGATTGTTCGGCCCGCAGCGAAGGCGGAGACGCCGAGCTACACGCTCAAGCGTCGCACCGTTGCACCCTACGAGCCTGCGGTGGCGGACGAGGCCCAGGTGCCGTTCCGCCCGAAGCGTGCTGGCGAACGTGTCGGGAACGCGCCCGTGCAGGCAGCGAACCCCGCGCCGGAGATGACTGGGCTCGAGGAGCTCCGCTCCGGGCTGTTGGCTGGCGGATCGACGTTAGACGAACTGCTTGCCAAGCGTAGGGCGTAGGAAGTTTTTGGTGGAGGGCGCGGCTGTGGGCTGCGCCCTCCGATGTTTATGTACCGCGGGGTGGAGGGTGAAATTCGCTTGGCTGGGCGGGCGTGACGGATGAGACTCGCTCCGATTTGCGCAACTCCCATCGGGTGGTGCTATAGTAAACGTGTTCTCAGGGGCTATGGCGCAGTTGGTAGCGCGTTTCGTTCGCAATGAAAAGGTCCGGGGTTCGAATCCCCGTAGCTCCACCACTAGGACGCTCATTTTGATCCAAAATGAGCGTCCTTTTGTTTTGGTACGTGGGCCAAAATTTGCTCGTGTGTGCCAAAATCGGACTATAGGACTGTGGGAGTGCTAGACGGTTTGAAGAGTTATGGCGTTTATGGCCACAGCTCCACTCGTTGACGAGGTCTACCCTGTTGTTTTCGTACACGCGATCAGCATCACCACGTTACGGGCGAGGTAAATTTTGTATCATCTTCAGCAGCCTAGATAACGAAGCCCGGACGGCTAGGCCGTCCGGGCTTCGTTATGTTTGTGCCGAGCGAGCTCGCTCGCGCACTCCTTACTTAGTGTCGGCAGGAACCTTGCGGGCCGTCCACGGCAACCAGATAGGCCGGCCGATGTCGTGCGTGATTCCCACAATGGTGAGCGTACGCACGATGAACGTGTCGATGAGGATTCCGAGCGCAACAATCACGGCGAGCTGGAACATGAACAGCAGCGGCACGACCACGAGAGCGGCGAAGGTGGCTGCGAGGACGACACCGGCAGAGGTGATCACGCCGCCGGTCACGGTTGCGGCGCGCTTGGTTCCTTCGCGTGTTCCGTGTTTGAGGGATTCTTCGCGGGCTCGCGAGAGCAGGAAGATGGTGTAGTCCACGCCTAGTGCCACGAGGAAAACGAACGCGTAGATCGGGATGGAGGCGTCAGCGCCTGGGTGGTTGAGGATCTGGAAGAACAGGATCCCGGACAGGCCCATCGCGGCCGCGAAGCTCACGACGTTGACGGCGAGAACGATCAGCGGTGCGACGATGGCACGCAACAGGATCATGAGCAGAACGGCGATCACGACGAGCACAACAGGGAAGATTTTGTTGAAATCGTTGTTCGCGGTGGTCTGCGTGTCCAAGGTTTCGGCTGCGGGGCCGCCAACAAGCGCACCCGCGTCGGCGTCGTGCGCGACGGATCGGATCGCCGTCACGACTTTCCCGGCTGCCTTATCTTCCGACGGCATCGTGGTGGTGACGTTGAGGAGTGCCTTCCCGTCGACGATCGTCGGCTCAGCGTTCGCTGCCGACGTCGGACGGCCCGCCGACGTCGGCGCCTGACCGGTTCCTTGGGGGCGGGCAGCTGCGCTTTCGCGCGCAGGCGCCTCACCGGCGTCGTTGGCGCCGGGGGTGCTACCGGCGGCCTCCGGGCGCCCGCCGACGCCAGCCGGAGCTCCAGATGCGCCAGCGTCGGTTGCGAACTCGACAGAGGCGACGCCGTCGAGGGCTTCGATGCGCTCCTTGAGGCTGTCGGCCTTGTCCTCGCGGACGACGACGGTGGTGGGTTGGGATGAACCGGCGTCGAACTTCTCTTGCAGAACCTCGAAGCCGACCACGGCTTCGGGGGAGGAGGTGAACTGGTCGGTCGTTGAGGTGCCGTCGGCGGGGAAGGTGAAGAAAAACGCTGCCGAGACGGCAAGGGCTGCGAGCGTGCTGATCCACACTGGCCGGTCGTGGCGCGCAACGAAATTCGCCACTGTGTTCCAGGCGCCGTGGCTCTTTTCGATCGCCTCAGCTTCGGAATCGTAGTGGGGAAGTTTTGCGGGCCAGAACAAGATCGAGGCCCGCTTTCCAGGCAACATGAGGATGCCGGGGAGGAGTGTGAGGGCGGCGAAGATGGCGAAGAGGATGCCGATCGCGGCGATTGGGCCGAGCGAGGCGGTTGAGGACAGATCCGAGAGCATGAGCGTGAGCAGTCCGCAGATCACGGTGCCGCCGGAAGCGACGATGGGTTCCCACGAGCCCTTCAATGCGGTGGCGAGAGCGTCGATCGGTGTAGCTTTGACCATCATTTCTTCGCGGTATCGGGCGATGAGGAGGAGGCAGTAATCGGTGGTCGCGCCGATCACGAGGATGGCGAGGATTCCCTGGGTTTGGCCGTTGAGCGAAAGGATGTCGTTCTTCGCCAGTTCGTAGACGACGAGCACCGCGGCGCACAGCGCTGCCATTGCCGTCCCGAGGACCGCGAATGGGAGCAAGAGTGAACGGTAGACGGCCACGAGGATGACGAACACGAGGCCGAGGGCCACGAGAAGGAGCGTGAGGTCGATGCCGGTGAAGGCGCTGCCGAGATCTGCGGCGAGGCCGACCGGGCCTGAGACGCGGACTGTGAGCCCCTGTTCCTGAGGGGCCGCGTCGTTGATCGTGGCGCGAAGTGCTGCGGTTGCTGAGTTGATCCGCTTCTCGCCATCGGGTGAAAGTTCGGCCAGTTTGGCCGCATCGAGGCTCATCGGCAGCAGTGCGGCTGTTTTATCCTCGTTCGGAACAACGGGGATCATGGGCGAGGTGAGAAGCTCGGAGAGTGCGATATCGCCGGGGATCTCGGCCGTGACCATGTTCTGCGAGAGGTTCTTGAGCCACGCGAGTTGGGAATCGGTCAGTTTTTCGTTTCCCGACGTCGACGCGACGACGAGCGCTGGGATAGTCGACGACGCGTTGAACTTGGTGGCTTCCTCCTTTGCGAGGGTGGATTCGGCGGTTTTGGGGAGGAATACTGCCTGATCGTTCTCCGAGACAGTCCCGATCTTTCCCTGTGCCATGCCGCCGAAGGCAAGGGCTGCGAGCCACAGGAGGAGCAGGAGAATCCTCAAGGGAACCGCCCGTCGTGATGCGAGGAATCCCATCACACGGTTGATGGGATTGGTGGGTTGAGCATCTAGCTGTGTGCGGCGATGCTGAGGATTTTCTACATGTGACATGCGCTCACACTATCAACACTTTGAGACATGCGTTCTTTTTTATGGAATTGTTCTCATGTGAATTGCCAATCGGAGCGGGTGCTTGTTCTGGTGCGGATCGCGGCACCTGGCTAGCGGCTATTGATGCGTTAGTAAGAGGTATATGTCCGCTGGGAGGCAGTGGAGCATGGTGAGTGCCAGCCCGGTGCGGGGAGATTGGTTGTCTTTCTCCCCGCATTTGCATCCCTACCGACGCTCCGCTCGCCAGTGCTGCAGGGGTGGGGACGCAAATTGGCCCCGACGTCGTCGCCGGGGCCAACAATCGCGGTCCTGTTACTACCAGGCCATCCCGCGCCGGCGGATGTTTACGGCAGATGCCACGAGGCACAGTGTGACCGTTCCCACCAGCACAAGCGTTCCGAACGCACCCACAGCCGTGAGTGCGCCGACGTCGGTGCCTTTCGCGAGTAGCGTGGCACCCAGCGCGAGCGTACCGATCGGGAACGTGAGCGCCCACCAGCCCGGAGCGAACGGCATGCGCCGAATAAACCCGCGCACAGTCACTACCAGCGCCCATGCGCACAGCGGGATCCCGACCACAACCATGAACCAACCGTAGGTGTTCGCCACGCTCTGGGCGCTTGCTGCGAACTGTGGCAGGAGCATCTCGCGAGCTTGCGCCGCGATCGACTGCGCCGCCGCCGTCGACTGCCCGACCATTCCCAGCGGAATCCACGCGCTCGCGCTCGCGGCCAACGGCAGTGGCTCCACGCGCCAATGATGGTGGTAGGCCGTGGCAAATACAGCGATACCCAGGAAGAATGCCATGAAGAAGCAGGCTCCGCTGATCACCAGGAGCCAGAACTGGAAGGTGTCGGAGACGTGGGAGACGAGCCCGGCGCCCGTCGTCGCCGCAACCATCGGGCCCACAACCGCGAGCCCCCACACTGTCGTCGGGGAGCCGAGGTCCGTGCCGATCAACCAGATTGCGAAGCCGATTGCGGCGGCCAAGCCGATCGCGGTGCCGATGATCCAGGTGACGGCGTCGAGTTGCCAGGCAGCGTCGGCGTATTGGGGCCAGTGCGCGGGCACAACCGCCGCAGTTGCCGAGCCGACCGACAAGATTCCCATCGAAACGGTGCCCCACATGGGGGTTTGTGTGGCGTCGCGGATCGTGGTTGTCAGGGCGTCGCGGGAGATCGCGATGCGCACGATGTAACCGATGACAAGCGCGGCTAGCACGCCCCATGCGAGCACAAGCACGGCGACGGACGCCTGTCCTGCTCCGGGGAGGTTGCCCGTGTGAGCCTGAAGGAGGTTTGCGAGGATTGCGGTTCCCATCGCCGCCGGGAACCAGGCCGGCCCGATGGGTGGCAGTTTGTCGGAGTTCGGGTTCTTTTCCGACGCCGGTGCGCCCTTTTTGTTCGTTTCGGGTGCGTTGGGGTCGGCCGGGTCGGTGCCCGGCTGCGCCAGAGGGTACGAGGACTTCGCTGATTCGTTACTCACGTTCATACAGCGTGCTCTTTATCGGCGGAGGCTTCCAGCTATGTCCACGAAAGATCCGCCACACTTTGGGCAATGAATGCGCGCGAGCCGGCCGGGCGAGGTGAGGTGAGAGATGTGCGTCAAACCGGCTGCGGCGTGAAGTGAAAATTTTTCGCCGTTCGGCGGGGAAAACTGACGGCTGTGGTACCTCCCACCGCGCAACGGTCAGCGCGTTGGGCGTCGGTGGGGTACCGTTAGAGGCGTTCGCACATGAAGAAAATTCTCAGCCAACCGGCTGGAAGAAAGAAGTTTGGAGCGTATGTTGATCGTCATCGGCGGCATGATCGGCGCAGGCAAGACCACGGTTGCTGAGCTGTTGGGCAAGAAGTACGGCTCCACGGTGCTCCACGAGAATGTGGAGAATAACCGGATTCTGCCGCTGTTCTACACGGCGTCGAAGGAGGAGCAGGAGCGTAAGCGTTATTCGTTCCTTCTCCAGCTCGAGTTCTTGAATTCGCGTTTCACGGACGTCAAGCGTGCGATGCTGTCGGGTGCGGACACGATCCTCGATCGCTCGATCTACGAGGATTGGTACTTCGCGAAGGTCAACACGGAGCTTGGGCGTATTTCGCCCGAGGAGTTCCACATTTATGAGGGCCTGCTCAACAACATGATGGAGGAGATCAAGGATCTACCGAAGAAGGCTCCGGATCTGTTCATCTACTTGTATGCGGATTTCGATACGATCATGGATCGTATTCATTCGCGCGGGCGCGATTTCGAGCAGGACGACGAGCTCACCTCATACTACCGTAAGCTCTGGGAAGGCTACGACGAGTGGGTGGACAACGATTACATCGCCTCGCCGGTTCTGAAGATCAACGTGGCCGAGCATGAGGTTGGCCTGGTTCCGGAGCAGCAGCAGTATCTGTTTGATCAGGTGGAGGCAGAGCTGAAGCGCCTGGGCGTGAAGTGAGTTGAGTTGTGTAAGGGAAGGCGGCCTGCGTGCCGCCTTCCCTTTTTGCCCGTCGACATCGCTGCGTTACCGACGTCGGTGTGCTGCTGTCGTGGTTGTTGGTGTTGCGTACGCGCGTCCCGGATGGTGGACGCGCACCAGCGCGCTTTGTTGGCTGTGAGCGGACATGCAAACGCCGAAAATCCGCCATTTCGGGACGTTTTGGGTGGTTTGTGTAGCCTAACCTTAGGAAAATATCAGCCGTCTCCTAGGACTTAGGGCGTAGTGTTCCCGCCATGAATATCCCACTTCATCCGCTTGCAGTGCACCTCCCGGTTGTGTTGGTGCCGCTTTCTGTTCTCTTCCTCCTGGCTTCCGTGGCAACCGCGCGCTGGCGCAATGTTTCCACCACGCTCGGGACGGTATTCGCGTGGGTTTCCTTCGCTGGCCTCCTTGTTGCGAAGGAAACTGGCGAGTCGCTGGCGCATGTGCGCGGCGTGCCGTCGGCTCACGAAATGTGGGCGGATTTCACTGTTGTTGCTGTTGGCCTACTTGCCGTGTTCGCGACGGCGTGGGCGCTCCCGTTGCTGCGTGAGCTTGGCAAGCCTGGGTTGACGAAGCTCGCCGACGCCGGTGCGAAGCTCGCGCCGATCGCCCGCGTTCTCGTCGCGCTCGCCGCAATCGCGTCGCTGGTGTTTATCGTGCTGGTGGGCCATTCCGGTGCGAGTGCAGTGTGGGACAAGCCCGCAGCTTCGGCTACCGCAGCCCCGGCGTCGGCAGCTCCGGCGCAGGCCGCACCGGCAGCGTCGGCTCCTTCGGGCGCAACCAGCGCCCCGGCGTCGGCCGCGGATGGTTCCTTCACGATGGCGGAGATTGCGAAGCATAACAGTGCCGAATCGTGCTGGGTGGCGATTAACGGCACCGCGTACGACCTGACCACATGGATCAACCACCACCCGGGCGGGCCGGCCGTGATTGGCACCATGTGTGGCACTGACGGAACGGCCGCGTTCACCGTACAGCACGGCGGCGAGGGCGAGCCGGCCGCTGAGCTCGCGCAGTTCAAACTCGGGCCGGTGAAGTAGTCTTTGTTGCCGGAGGGCCTGGCAGTTTGTTGTAGTTTTTCGGGTCCGGTTGCACTATGTGCAACCGGACCCGGTTTTATATAGATCTGTGTGCTTTACTTCGCGAGTTCGTTGATCAGCCAGCCGAGCTCCGGCTCGAACGCCGGGCCATACCAGTGGTTGTCCAGCGTGTGCGTGCGCTTGATGCATCGCAGAGTGAAATCGGCGGCGATACGCGCCGAATCGAACACTGAATGTCCATTCATTAGTGCGCCAACAAAAGTAGAAGAGTACACATCGCCCGTGCCGTGGCTGCCGCGCTCCAGGCGCTCGTGCTCGTAGTAGGCGTATTCGCCGTTCTCGAACACCACCACGCCGGTGGTTTCCGGAGAGTAGGAAATACCCGTAAGAATCACGGTTTTCGCGCCGCGCTCGGTGAGCTTCGCGAGCAGCTCGTTGATGAACGCGCGATCGTAATCCTCGCGGTACTCGGTTTCGGTAATGAGGCAGGCCTCGGTGATATTGGGCAGAATGATGTCCGCCGAGAAGGCGAGACGGCCCATGGCTTTCGCGAACGCCTCGTCAAAACCTGGGTAGAGCTTGCCGGCGTCGGCCATCGCCGGATCCACAATAAACGGCGCACCTTCGCGCAGCAGCGAATCGGCGATGGATTTGACGTAGTCGATCTGCTTCTCGGAGCCGAGGTAACCGGTGTAGAGTGCCGCGAAATCCAGGACCTCCTTCTTCCAGTGCGCCTCGATCGCAGGCATATCGTCGGTCAGATCGCGGAACGTGTAGCCGGTGAAACCACCAGTGTGTGTGGAGAGCACAGCGGACGGCAGGATCGACGTCTCCTGCCCGCACGCCGAGAGGATCGGCAGTGCCACCGTGAGCGAGCACTGGCCCACGCCCGAAATGTCCTGGATCGAAAGAATGCGGTTATACGCCATCGGTGATTCTCCTTTGTTTGACGTTCGGCACAACTTTACTCGGTTCGGTGCGGGTTTCGCGCCGGTAATCGGGGGCTTGGCACGTCACCCGCGTACTGCCCGTCCGAGCGGGGCGAGCAGGCGTTTCGCGACGATAGCGAGTGCGGCAGTCGCGACGAGGGCGAGGACGGGGTACGTGAACCGGGCCCCGGCGTCGCCAAGCATGCGGTCCAGTACGATCATCGGCAAGTTTTGCACGGTGTAGAGCCAAAAAAGGTTCTCGCCGCACCACTCGAGCGGGCGGGAGCGCAACGGGAATCGGGCGAGGACCGACACGATCGTGAGAGCGAACGCGATCGACTCCATGCCGAACACGAAAAAATGCGGCCGATCCACGAGCGAAAGCCCGTACGTGGCGGCAAGTGGGACGGTGAGCGCGGCGAGCCAGCCCGGCGTCGTCACGACGAGACGCGTGTATGCTGGGCGTGCCAGCGCAAGCATCATGCCGGCCGGGAAGCATAGCATCGAATAAAACGTGTAGTGCTGGTTGGGTTTTTGTGTGGACATCCAGAGCTCGAATAATGCCACAACCAGCGTAAACGCAGCGACGAGCACCCATGTGCGGGCGGGGGAAGCGCCGGGGCTCCACACGCCGACCCTCTCGGCGCCGCGGAAAACCACCCACGTCAGCGCCCACAGCGCCAAAATTGCGAAAATATACCAGCTCGCGTTCGCGAGCGAAAACCAGCCGAACATCGCAAAGAAAGCGTATGTTGCCGAAACTGGCTCCGGGCCGATCATCGCGAGGACAAGGTAGCACGCCGTGATCGGGATGAACTGGGCGAGCGTGGCGCCGATGCGCGCACGCGGAATCGTGCGTGCATAACCCGATTTGCTCGCGAGCGACACCATCATCCCGTATCCCGAGAAGAGCAGGAAACAGGCCACCATCAGCTGTCCAAGCTGGGAGATGAGCCAAAGCATCCCGCCGTCGCTCCAGGGTGTAGTGGGGTAGTGCGCCGTGACGTGCGAGGCGAACACAATCATGATGAAGACGCCGTTGACGGCGTTCGTTTGGCTGCGGGAGAGGAAGTGGGTCGCTGTGGCGGCGGGGTTAGCGGTGGTGGTCTGGTTGGTTGGGGTGGCGTGGTTGCTTGGGGTGGCGGTGCCAGTGGGTGTGGCAACGCCGGTGCGACGGCCGTTCCAGATGCCGTGGAGCGTGAGTGCGACGATCAGCGCGAGAAAGAGGTTCACGCGTGGAATTTTAGCGGTTGGAGTGGGCTGTACTCGTGGCTCCTCAAATTTTGGTCGCTTTTTTGTGGGCTCGAGCCGTATATGGCCCTGAGTCTTGATTTTTGCGCCCAAAATTTTCAGTGCACGAGGTAGCTCACAGCCCCTGGGGGCTCAGACGGGATGGCGTAAAAGAGTGGTTAAGGTGCTTGTTGTCAAAATTGGTAGAAACTGTAGTTTGCCTTGCTCGGTGCCGAGTATTACCCTGTAATCAAGAAATCCAGCACGTGATTATTACCCGGTAACCGAAGTGTTCGCCAAAAACTGTCGCAGGCTACTCGTACGGTGAATTGCATCCCCGATGAAGCGGCGAGTGGCGAACCGAAGGTGGAGAAAGGAGGCCCAGGTGGCAGTTCGAGATGTGTTGCTGTGGCTGCTCGCAGAGCAGCCACAGCCGGTGTATCAACTGCGCGATGAATTCGAGGCGCGCACCGATCACATCTGGCCCATGAACGTGGGGCAGGTGTATCAAACAGTCCGCCGGCTTGAGCGTGATGGACTCGTTGAATCCCTTGGCGAGGTTGAGGGCAAAAGCGGCGAAACGTATGCGATCGCCGGCTCTGGGCGCGAGGTGCTTGATACGTGGCTTGCGGCTCCGATCCTGCGGCCGCGTGATGAACGCGACGATCTGGTCATGCGCATCGCGGTCGGCGCCGGAGCGGCGCGAAACCTCACAGCCGATATTCACGCTCAGCGCATGGCCACGCTCGCCGAGATCCGTGCGATGACGAAGGAGCTCTCTGGAATCCCGGAGGAAAATCTCACCGCCCAGCTCCTTGCCCAGCGCCGCATTTTCGATCTGGAAGCGCAAGGCCGCTGGCTCGATCACATTGAACGAATCATTGCCCGCCACGCCGCGGCACAGCCGGATGCCGGCGATCCGCCCCCTGGCGCCCGCGCAACGACAATTGAACCCAACGCGCCCGCGCGCACCGGCGTCGCCGATCCGGCGGCGAACTCCCACTCGGGCGGCAACGGGGCCGCTCACAACCGCAGCACTGAAAGGTATTGAAATGAGCAACGTCATTACGATGGAGAACGTCACGAAGATTCACCGCTCAGGCGCAGATGAGGTCCGCGCCCTTGACGGCGTGAGTGCGGGGATTCGCACCGGTGAGTTTGTGGCGGTGATGGGGCCGAGCGGTTCGGGAAAGTCCACGTTCCTCAACGTGATTGGTGGGCTGGATGCGCCAACGTCGGGCAAGATTTTTGTAGACGGGCAAGAGATCACTGCCGTGTCGATCAAGATCCCATACTATGGCGGTGATTGTGATTGTTGGCGTAGTGGCGCTCGCGGCTGCCTCGCCGGTGTTCATTCGCGTAGCTGCTTGGGCGTTCCACTGGAATGTGGCTGCGAAGATGGCGGGCCGTGATCTGGTGCGTAACAGTTTTCGATCGTCGGCGGCGGTGGCGGCGATCATGGTGGGCGTGATCCGTGCGACCATGGCGGGTGCGTTCTCGGCGTCGACGCTGAGTGCACAAAATCGTCTGCAATACCCAGGGCTCGAGCGTGGGGAAGTTTTGTATACCCTTGCCTACGAATCAGTGGGTGGAAACGACGCCGACGTGCTCAAAATGGCTGTGGATCGCGCGAATTCCGTTCGGCCGGTGGCCTCGTCGCAGATCGTGTATTCACCGTTTTTCGATCAGAAAACGATCGTCGAGCCAGTCGCGGGAGAAGAGCCACAAAAGCGCCCAGCGTCGAAATGGGCGAATTCGCCAGGAGTTGGTGAGGGGCTCGGGTTCGGGAGCCGGGTCATGGTGGTTGAGCCAGGCGATGTTGGTGGTATGAATTTCATTCCAGATCAGAATAAGCCTGCGGCTAAGGTTGCCCTTGAACGCGGCGAAGTACTGACATTTGATGATGTGAGTAAGCCGCTCGAGTTTCTACCGTGGGGCGAAAGTGTGGGGTCGAGTGAGGGAACGCCGCTCGGTGTTTCGCAGGCTCCACTGATGGAACGCAATTATGGTGTGAATGCCCTGATGACTCCCGCTACCGTGAAAAAGCTTGGCGGAACCGTGCGAGCAACGGCTATTCGGATCACGTTCGAGCAGCCAATCACCTTGTGGGATAACCGTGGCGCTTTACGTCAAGCTCTTCAGGGCGACGGCGCGGAAGTTCAGGCTGCGGTGATCGCGGCACCCGAGTATGAGCAGTTTACGTCGTGGCTTGTGATTTGCCTGATCGCTGGAGGTGCTGCGGTTTTCGTGGCCATGATCGTGGTGGCAATGAGCGCGCGGGCGGCCCGGCAAGATATGGACACAGTGGAGGCGCTCGGTGGTGCGCCAGGTTTCCGGCGGGCGTTCTCGTCCTGGCACGGGGTGATTACGGCGGTTGCCGCTGTTGTTCCGGGGGCCCTGGTGGGCGAGTTTGGTGTGTGGCTGGCGCGTAACCGCATGGAGATTTCGGAGATAGGCTACGAACCGCTTGCAGTTGTGCTGATTGGGGTAGTCATTGTTGCGGTCACAGCGCTAGCTGGCGCGATCTTCCCGCCTGGGCGAGGGGTACTCACCCGCCGCGCCGACTAGGTGGTGTGTGGTGGCGTGCTAATATTACCACGCCACCACATGTCTTGATAATATTAGCAATATGAGAACTCCGCTTGATTCGCCTTTTAGTCCTGGCTCTGATGTTGTGCCGCAGGTATGGGCTGGGCGCGCTCGTTTCCTCGCGGATTGGCGTGATGTGCTTCGCCCGAGGCGAGTGGCGGGAATCCATGAGCGTGCCCGAACAATCCTCGGTGAGGCTGGTTCGGGTAAATCTGCGCTCGTACGTCGCATTGCGCAAAGTGCACGCGACCAGGGGGATTGGGTCACTGAACAGATTCGGATCCCGGCAGGCGGCGATCCGCTCAAGCG contains the following coding sequences:
- a CDS encoding PadR family transcriptional regulator, with the protein product MAVRDVLLWLLAEQPQPVYQLRDEFEARTDHIWPMNVGQVYQTVRRLERDGLVESLGEVEGKSGETYAIAGSGREVLDTWLAAPILRPRDERDDLVMRIAVGAGAARNLTADIHAQRMATLAEIRAMTKELSGIPEENLTAQLLAQRRIFDLEAQGRWLDHIERIIARHAAAQPDAGDPPPGARATTIEPNAPARTGVADPAANSHSGGNGAAHNRSTERY
- a CDS encoding cytochrome b5-like heme/steroid binding domain-containing protein: MNIPLHPLAVHLPVVLVPLSVLFLLASVATARWRNVSTTLGTVFAWVSFAGLLVAKETGESLAHVRGVPSAHEMWADFTVVAVGLLAVFATAWALPLLRELGKPGLTKLADAGAKLAPIARVLVALAAIASLVFIVLVGHSGASAVWDKPAASATAAPASAAPAQAAPAASAPSGATSAPASAADGSFTMAEIAKHNSAESCWVAINGTAYDLTTWINHHPGGPAVIGTMCGTDGTAAFTVQHGGEGEPAAELAQFKLGPVK
- a CDS encoding acyltransferase family protein — encoded protein: MNLFLALIVALTLHGIWNGRRTGVATPTGTATPSNHATPTNQTTTANPAATATHFLSRSQTNAVNGVFIMIVFASHVTAHYPTTPWSDGGMLWLISQLGQLMVACFLLFSGYGMMVSLASKSGYARTIPRARIGATLAQFIPITACYLVLAMIGPEPVSATYAFFAMFGWFSLANASWYIFAILALWALTWVVFRGAERVGVWSPGASPARTWVLVAAFTLVVALFELWMSTQKPNQHYTFYSMLCFPAGMMLALARPAYTRLVVTTPGWLAALTVPLAATYGLSLVDRPHFFVFGMESIAFALTIVSVLARFPLRSRPLEWCGENLFWLYTVQNLPMIVLDRMLGDAGARFTYPVLALVATAALAIVAKRLLAPLGRAVRG
- a CDS encoding ATP-binding cassette domain-containing protein — encoded protein: MSNVITMENVTKIHRSGADEVRALDGVSAGIRTGEFVAVMGPSGSGKSTFLNVIGGLDAPTSGKIFVDGQEITAVSIKIPYYGGDCDCWRSGARGCLAGVHSRSCLGVPLECGCEDGGP
- a CDS encoding pyridoxamine kinase, with protein sequence MAYNRILSIQDISGVGQCSLTVALPILSACGQETSILPSAVLSTHTGGFTGYTFRDLTDDMPAIEAHWKKEVLDFAALYTGYLGSEKQIDYVKSIADSLLREGAPFIVDPAMADAGKLYPGFDEAFAKAMGRLAFSADIILPNITEACLITETEYREDYDRAFINELLAKLTERGAKTVILTGISYSPETTGVVVFENGEYAYYEHERLERGSHGTGDVYSSTFVGALMNGHSVFDSARIAADFTLRCIKRTHTLDNHWYGPAFEPELGWLINELAK